CGCCTCAGACATAGATATATGGAGCGTTTCGAGCACTTTTTGGGCTTTTTCCTTGATTGCCGGATCGATCCTTGCCTGGATAACCGTCGTTTTTGCCATAAATGACTCCTTTGTAATGCGATTGTATTGACAATAAATATACAAATATTTAAACTCAAACCAAACTTTTTTGTTTTATTTTATAAAATTCAGCCTTCCGGGTACGGTATCCATTGGCCGCTGATCGATGAAGATATTGCAATAGATGGATTGCTCGGAATTGTCCATACCAGAGAATCAATAGGATAAAAAATAATGGAAATGGAAGAACCGTTTGGTCTTTATGATGACGATGGAAACAAAATCAATCCTGAGTTAATCTCCAAACCGAGCCTTTGCGTGTTATGCAGCAAGGATGACGATCCAGATGAGGAGATTCTCTGTCTGCTCAACCGGGCTGACCAACAGGGGGAAGAGGAGTTTCGGTGCGAGGCGTACGAGCCCAAATAAAATCTGTGACAAGATTATTAAACCACGAACAACACGAAAGGTACAAAAAATGATTT
The nucleotide sequence above comes from Candidatus Latescibacter sp.. Encoded proteins:
- a CDS encoding DUF2442 domain-containing protein translates to MTINIQIFKLKPNFFVLFYKIQPSGYGIHWPLIDEDIAIDGLLGIVHTRESIG